A section of the Pseudomonas lini genome encodes:
- a CDS encoding protein-glutamate O-methyltransferase CheR, translating into MERSTEIELRLLIEAIYLKYSYDFRDYSSVSIKRRVNHALNQFECKTISALQEKVLYDPIAFMQLLQLLTIPVSEMFRDPSHFLALRQEVMPLLRTYPSIKVWIAGCSTGEEVYSMAILLREEGLLDRTILYATDINPRSLDKARQGIFSLENVRAYTHNYQQAGGQRSFADYYTAAYGYAIFDKSLCDNVTFADHSLATDSVFSETQLISCRNVLIYFNKKLQGRAFGLFHESLCHRGFLALGSKETLDFSVYGNQFEALVKPERIYRKS; encoded by the coding sequence ATGGAGCGCAGTACGGAAATCGAATTGCGCTTGCTGATTGAGGCGATTTACCTCAAGTACAGCTACGACTTTCGCGACTACTCCAGCGTGTCGATCAAACGCCGGGTCAATCACGCCTTGAATCAGTTCGAGTGCAAGACCATCTCGGCGCTGCAAGAGAAGGTTCTGTACGATCCGATCGCGTTCATGCAACTGCTGCAATTGCTGACGATCCCGGTCAGCGAAATGTTCCGCGACCCTTCACACTTCCTGGCGCTGCGTCAGGAAGTGATGCCGCTGCTCAGGACCTATCCATCGATCAAGGTCTGGATCGCTGGTTGCAGCACCGGCGAAGAGGTCTATTCGATGGCGATTTTGCTCCGCGAAGAAGGCCTGCTGGATCGCACCATCCTCTATGCCACGGACATCAACCCGCGCTCGCTGGATAAAGCCAGGCAGGGGATTTTTTCCCTGGAGAATGTCCGGGCCTACACTCACAACTACCAGCAGGCAGGTGGGCAGCGATCATTCGCCGATTACTACACGGCGGCCTATGGTTATGCCATTTTCGACAAGAGCCTGTGCGACAACGTGACCTTCGCCGATCACAGCCTGGCCACCGACAGCGTGTTCTCGGAAACTCAATTAATTTCGTGTCGTAATGTATTGATTTACTTCAACAAAAAACTACAGGGTCGCGCGTTTGGCTTGTTTCATGAATCCCTGTGTCATCGGGGGTTTCTGGCATTGGGCAGTAAAGAGACCCTGGATTTCTCGGTCTATGGCAATCAATTTGAAGCATTGGTCAAACCCGAACGGATATACCGCAAATCATGA
- a CDS encoding ATP-binding protein has product MLGNIQAKLLIVDDLPENLLALEALIRREDRIVYKALSADEALSLLLQHEFAMAILDVQMPGMNGFELAELMRGTEKTKNIPIVFVSAAGRELNYAFKGYESGAVDFLHKPLDVHAVKSKVNVFVDLYRQSKAMKHQVEALEQSRREQEALLEQLQNTQNELEQAVRMRDDFMSIVAHEVRTPLNGLILETQLRKMHLARDNAAAFTMDKMHAMVDRDERQIKSLIRLIEDMLDVSRIRTGKLSIRPSRFDLVPLVNNLLQNFAPQVEAAESSVTLTANQPVMGHWDEFRIEQVISNLLTNALRYGAKSQIDVRVYNQDGQAWVEVQDRGIGISEENQQRIFQQFERVSAKAVVAGLGLGLFISEQIVAAHGGSITVESRIGEGALFRVCLPLQENSQVNATSE; this is encoded by the coding sequence ATGTTAGGGAATATCCAGGCCAAATTACTGATCGTCGACGACTTGCCGGAGAACCTTCTGGCGCTCGAAGCCTTGATCAGGCGTGAAGACCGTATCGTCTACAAAGCCCTGTCCGCCGACGAAGCTTTGTCGCTATTGCTGCAACACGAGTTCGCCATGGCTATTCTCGATGTGCAGATGCCTGGCATGAACGGTTTCGAGCTGGCCGAGTTGATGCGCGGCACGGAAAAAACCAAAAACATCCCGATCGTGTTCGTCAGTGCCGCCGGCCGCGAGCTTAATTACGCGTTCAAGGGCTACGAAAGCGGGGCGGTAGACTTTTTGCACAAGCCGCTGGACGTTCACGCGGTGAAGAGCAAGGTCAATGTCTTCGTCGACTTGTATCGCCAGAGCAAAGCGATGAAGCATCAGGTCGAAGCGCTGGAGCAAAGTCGCCGGGAGCAGGAGGCGCTGCTCGAACAGTTGCAGAACACCCAGAATGAGCTGGAGCAAGCGGTGCGCATGCGTGATGACTTCATGTCTATCGTGGCTCACGAAGTCCGTACGCCGCTCAATGGCCTGATTCTCGAAACCCAGTTGCGCAAAATGCACCTGGCCCGGGATAACGCCGCGGCATTCACGATGGACAAGATGCACGCGATGGTCGACCGCGACGAGCGGCAAATCAAAAGCCTGATCCGTCTGATTGAAGACATGCTCGATGTGTCGCGGATCCGCACCGGCAAGCTGTCGATTCGCCCCAGTCGGTTTGACTTGGTGCCACTGGTGAACAACCTTCTGCAAAACTTTGCACCGCAGGTCGAGGCCGCGGAGTCGTCGGTTACCTTGACGGCCAACCAGCCCGTGATGGGCCACTGGGACGAGTTCCGTATCGAACAAGTGATTTCCAACTTGTTGACCAACGCGCTGCGTTATGGCGCCAAGAGCCAGATCGACGTACGCGTGTACAATCAGGACGGGCAAGCGTGGGTTGAGGTTCAGGATCGCGGTATCGGGATCAGTGAAGAGAATCAGCAGCGCATTTTTCAGCAGTTCGAAAGGGTTAGCGCCAAGGCCGTTGTAGCCGGGCTGGGCCTGGGGCTGTTTATTTCGGAGCAGATTGTCGCCGCCCATGGTGGCTCCATCACCGTCGAGAGCCGGATTGGCGAAGGCGCCTTGTTTCGCGTTTGTCTGCCGCTGCAGGAAAACAGCCAGGTAAACGCAACCTCTGAGTGA
- a CDS encoding response regulator produces MTSASSVDEQRFRKLLSRNVSLPLGVGVISAVFFVSLISYLLSVIQWVQHTDRVINNANEAIKLTVDLETGMRGFLLSGDEHFLDPYETAKPRIAVALDTLLELTADNPVQTDRLRRLQALQTEWANYAQSMIDLQRASGDYRGAVKAGRGKRLTDEIRKQFEDVIDLEQQLRATRNEEVRETTIWSIGLYLLFVAGISGLLAYIGRRDLLKLSRSYSANLAGQQASARRLEQQAWLRNGQTELAEQVLGQLSLNLLGRNILQFCAQYLGTAVAAIYVREDHGGLKRIASYGFSREQEALEQQIYSGEGIVGQVAQQARLIRLDDVPGDYFKVSSGLGEGLPHSVLVVPTSDDDRVNGVIELGFLRPLTDRDVELLELIAGNIGTSIEAARYRQRLQEVLAETQHLNEELQVQQEELKTANEELEEQSRILKESQAHLETQQVALEQTNEQLAEQGQILAAQRDAMDLKNTELNQAQVELEARAEELQRSSKYKSEFLANMSHELRTPLNSSLILAKLLAENPQENLSAEQVKFADSIYSAGNDLLNLINDILDISKVEAGKLEVRPENTNVARLVEGLRGMFQPMAAEKNLDFQIQLQADAPLMLFTDRQRLEQVIKNLLSNAVKFTEKGTINLSVAAQPDNGIAFIVRDSGIGIAPDQQESIFEAFRQADGTTNRRYGGTGLGLSISRDLATLLGGSISVTSMPGQGSVFALVLPQHYVEPGDAPVETIKATPVVMPKSAVVTAPVPLIADVDIPRFDDDRNKAPFATRCILVVEDEPNFAHILYDLAHELGYQCLVAHGADEGYDLARQFIPDAILLDMRLPDHSGLTVLQRLKEHAETRHIPVHVISVEDRVEAAMHMGAIGYAVKPTTREELKAVFARLEAKLTQKVKRILLVEDDDVQRDSIARLIGDEDIEITAVGLAQDALDLLRSTIFDCMIIDLKLPDMLGNDLLKRMSTEDICSFPPVIVYTGRNLTRDEEAELRKYSRSIIIKGARSPERLLDEVTLFLHKVESRLSQERQTMLKTARSRDKVFEGRKVLLVDDDVRNIFALTSALEQKGAIVVIGRNGREAIEKLNEVEDIDLVLMDVMMPEMDGFDATLNIRKDPRWRKLPIIAVTAKAMKDDQVRCLQAGANDYLAKPIDLDRLFSLIRVWLPKMERI; encoded by the coding sequence ATGACCTCTGCGTCCTCGGTTGATGAGCAACGATTCCGTAAACTCCTGAGCCGCAACGTCAGCCTGCCATTGGGGGTGGGCGTCATCAGCGCGGTGTTCTTCGTTTCGCTGATTTCCTATCTGCTGTCGGTGATCCAGTGGGTCCAGCACACCGACCGGGTGATCAATAATGCCAATGAGGCAATAAAGCTGACCGTCGATCTGGAAACCGGCATGCGCGGGTTCTTGCTCAGCGGCGACGAACATTTCCTTGATCCCTACGAGACGGCCAAGCCGAGAATCGCCGTCGCTCTCGATACCTTGCTCGAATTGACCGCCGATAATCCGGTCCAGACCGATCGTCTGCGCCGGCTCCAGGCCTTGCAGACGGAATGGGCCAATTACGCGCAATCGATGATCGATTTGCAACGCGCCAGCGGTGACTACCGTGGCGCCGTCAAGGCCGGGCGCGGCAAGCGGCTGACCGATGAGATCCGCAAGCAATTCGAAGATGTGATCGATTTGGAACAGCAGTTGCGTGCCACTCGCAACGAGGAAGTGCGCGAAACCACGATCTGGAGTATTGGCCTTTATCTGCTGTTCGTGGCCGGTATCAGCGGGTTGCTGGCCTACATTGGCCGTCGGGACTTGCTCAAACTGTCCCGAAGCTACAGCGCCAACCTCGCTGGGCAACAGGCCAGTGCCCGGCGTCTGGAACAGCAAGCCTGGTTACGCAACGGTCAGACCGAACTGGCAGAGCAAGTCCTGGGGCAGCTATCCCTCAATCTGTTGGGGCGCAACATTTTGCAGTTCTGCGCCCAATATTTAGGGACGGCTGTTGCGGCAATCTATGTCCGTGAGGACCATGGTGGCCTGAAACGCATCGCGTCTTACGGTTTCTCCCGGGAACAGGAAGCGCTTGAACAGCAGATCTACAGTGGCGAAGGGATTGTCGGCCAGGTGGCGCAACAGGCGCGCTTGATTCGGCTTGATGACGTACCGGGCGACTACTTCAAAGTCAGCTCCGGTCTGGGTGAAGGTTTACCGCACAGCGTGCTGGTGGTGCCGACCAGCGACGACGATCGGGTCAACGGTGTGATCGAACTGGGTTTCCTGCGGCCGCTGACGGATCGTGATGTCGAACTGCTCGAATTGATTGCCGGCAACATCGGCACCTCGATCGAGGCCGCCCGCTATCGCCAGCGCTTGCAGGAAGTGCTGGCCGAAACCCAGCACCTCAACGAAGAGCTGCAAGTTCAGCAAGAAGAACTCAAGACCGCCAACGAAGAGCTGGAAGAGCAGTCGCGGATTCTCAAGGAATCCCAGGCCCACCTGGAAACCCAGCAGGTAGCGCTGGAGCAAACCAATGAACAACTCGCCGAACAGGGGCAGATCCTGGCCGCGCAGCGTGATGCCATGGATCTGAAGAACACTGAACTGAATCAGGCCCAGGTTGAGCTTGAAGCGCGCGCCGAAGAGTTGCAGCGTTCCAGCAAGTACAAATCCGAATTCCTTGCCAACATGTCCCACGAGCTGCGCACGCCACTGAACAGTTCGTTGATCCTGGCCAAACTGCTGGCGGAAAATCCGCAGGAAAACCTCAGTGCCGAACAGGTCAAGTTCGCCGACTCGATCTATTCCGCCGGCAACGACTTACTTAACCTGATCAACGACATTCTCGACATTTCCAAGGTCGAGGCCGGCAAGCTTGAGGTACGTCCGGAGAACACCAATGTTGCGCGTCTGGTGGAAGGCCTGCGTGGCATGTTCCAGCCGATGGCTGCGGAAAAGAACCTGGATTTCCAGATCCAGTTACAGGCCGATGCACCGCTGATGCTGTTCACCGACCGCCAGCGGCTGGAGCAAGTGATCAAGAATCTGCTGTCCAACGCGGTGAAGTTCACCGAAAAGGGCACGATCAACCTGAGCGTCGCTGCTCAGCCGGACAACGGTATCGCCTTTATTGTCCGAGATTCCGGCATCGGTATTGCCCCGGATCAGCAGGAGAGCATTTTCGAAGCCTTCCGTCAGGCCGATGGCACCACCAATCGTCGTTACGGCGGCACCGGCCTGGGCCTGTCGATCTCTCGTGATCTGGCCACGTTATTGGGCGGCTCCATCAGTGTGACCAGCATGCCTGGGCAGGGCAGTGTGTTCGCCCTGGTGTTGCCGCAGCACTACGTCGAGCCGGGCGATGCGCCTGTCGAGACGATCAAAGCCACGCCGGTGGTCATGCCCAAAAGCGCCGTGGTGACTGCGCCTGTGCCGCTGATTGCCGACGTCGACATTCCGCGTTTCGACGATGATCGCAACAAGGCGCCATTCGCCACTCGCTGCATTCTGGTCGTGGAGGATGAGCCAAACTTTGCGCACATTCTCTACGACCTGGCCCATGAACTGGGTTATCAGTGCCTGGTAGCCCACGGCGCCGACGAAGGCTACGACCTGGCCAGGCAGTTCATTCCCGATGCGATCCTGCTGGACATGCGCCTGCCGGATCATTCCGGGCTGACGGTATTGCAGCGTTTGAAAGAGCATGCCGAAACCCGACACATCCCGGTGCACGTGATTTCGGTCGAAGACCGCGTCGAGGCCGCCATGCATATGGGCGCCATCGGTTATGCGGTCAAGCCCACCACGCGTGAGGAACTCAAGGCTGTGTTTGCCCGCCTCGAAGCCAAACTGACGCAGAAGGTCAAACGGATATTGCTGGTCGAAGACGACGATGTGCAACGCGACAGCATTGCCCGGCTGATCGGCGACGAGGACATCGAAATCACCGCTGTCGGCCTGGCGCAGGATGCGCTCGACCTGCTGCGCAGCACGATTTTCGACTGCATGATCATCGACCTGAAGTTGCCCGACATGCTCGGCAACGACTTGCTCAAACGCATGTCTACCGAGGATATCTGCTCGTTCCCGCCTGTGATCGTCTATACCGGACGTAACCTGACCCGCGACGAAGAGGCCGAGCTGCGCAAGTATTCGCGCTCGATCATCATCAAGGGCGCGCGCTCCCCCGAGCGGCTGCTGGACGAAGTGACACTCTTTCTGCACAAGGTCGAATCCCGTTTGTCCCAGGAGCGCCAGACGATGCTCAAGACCGCTCGCAGCCGCGACAAGGTTTTCGAGGGACGTAAAGTGCTGCTGGTGGACGATGATGTACGCAACATTTTCGCCCTCACCAGTGCGCTGGAGCAGAAGGGCGCAATCGTGGTCATTGGCCGTAACGGCCGTGAAGCGATCGAAAAATTGAATGAAGTCGAGGACATCGATCTGGTGCTGATGGACGTGATGATGCCGGAGATGGATGGTTTTGACGCCACCCTCAACATCCGCAAGGACCCGCGCTGGCGCAAGCTGCCGATCATTGCGGTGACGGCCAAGGCCATGAAGGACGATCAGGTGCGCTGCTTGCAGGCCGGCGCCAATGATTACCTGGCCAAACCCATCGACCTGGATCGCCTGTTCTCGTTGATCCGTGTGTGGCTGCCGAAGATGGAACGTATATAA
- a CDS encoding tetratricopeptide repeat protein — protein MPQSRRYLLISLCVVFALALAWFFLRSTTPVVPAAIKHGYSEALAQARAGQPGAARVLYQQLGRPDLSTKRRVWLHAELPNYPSPQALKLADADLQHPSAEVRIAAIKSINGLVPSGQRSLLLGPLLDDSDPSVRFAAVNALLGLTPDELGLYFGPLEQAIDVWEQLLKRQPESAETQYQIARLHLHNAELKDAQQALERTLQLAPGNLPALVMQIEVLDRQGQSDAARQLLAKQLKAQPDSAYLQHALGLWLLHHGQSEFALLGLSKAVELEPDNKDYRYDLATTLHGEQELEAAQNQLQEIVQRHPADRKARVLLINYWKESGQLQNVQILLAQLEQLNPDDPALQQGL, from the coding sequence ATGCCTCAGTCCCGCCGCTACTTGCTCATCAGCCTCTGCGTAGTGTTTGCCCTCGCCCTCGCCTGGTTTTTCCTGCGTAGTACGACGCCCGTGGTACCTGCGGCGATCAAGCATGGCTACAGCGAAGCGCTGGCGCAGGCACGCGCGGGTCAACCGGGGGCGGCGCGGGTGCTTTACCAGCAATTGGGTCGTCCTGACCTGTCGACCAAGCGCCGTGTCTGGCTGCATGCCGAACTGCCCAACTACCCGAGCCCCCAGGCCCTGAAGCTCGCGGATGCGGACCTGCAACATCCATCGGCGGAGGTGCGTATCGCAGCGATCAAAAGCATCAATGGGCTGGTGCCCAGTGGGCAGCGCAGCCTGTTGCTGGGGCCCTTGCTCGATGACAGCGACCCGAGCGTCCGGTTTGCGGCGGTCAATGCCTTATTGGGTCTGACGCCGGATGAGCTGGGCTTGTACTTCGGCCCCTTGGAGCAAGCCATCGATGTCTGGGAGCAGCTCCTCAAGCGTCAACCGGAAAGCGCCGAAACCCAATACCAAATCGCGCGCCTGCACTTGCACAATGCCGAGCTGAAGGACGCGCAGCAGGCCTTGGAGCGCACGTTGCAACTGGCGCCCGGCAACCTGCCGGCACTGGTGATGCAGATCGAAGTGCTGGATAGACAGGGCCAAAGCGATGCCGCCAGGCAATTGTTGGCGAAACAGTTAAAGGCCCAGCCTGACTCGGCCTATCTGCAACATGCGCTGGGGCTCTGGTTGCTGCATCACGGGCAAAGTGAGTTCGCCCTGCTCGGCTTGTCCAAAGCCGTGGAGCTTGAGCCGGACAACAAGGATTACCGCTACGACCTGGCCACCACGCTGCATGGTGAGCAAGAGCTGGAGGCTGCACAGAACCAGTTGCAGGAAATCGTTCAACGCCACCCGGCCGATCGCAAGGCGCGCGTGCTGCTGATCAACTACTGGAAGGAAAGCGGACAGTTGCAGAACGTGCAGATCCTGCTGGCACAGCTGGAACAGCTAAACCCCGACGATCCGGCGCTGCAGCAAGGTCTTTAA
- a CDS encoding response regulator, with amino-acid sequence MPADTSTILVVEDDAIVRTLIVDVLEELEFTVLAADGCEMALEFINDEDQDIDLLMTDVGLPVMDGRELAKQARMLRPELPILFASGYAESIEVPDGMHVIGKPFSIDQLRDKVRGMLTPQL; translated from the coding sequence ATGCCCGCTGACACCTCCACCATCCTAGTCGTCGAAGACGATGCCATCGTGCGTACGCTGATCGTCGATGTACTGGAGGAGCTCGAGTTCACGGTGCTTGCGGCGGATGGCTGTGAAATGGCGCTGGAGTTCATCAACGATGAAGACCAGGACATCGACTTGCTGATGACGGATGTGGGGTTGCCGGTCATGGACGGTCGGGAATTGGCCAAACAGGCGCGGATGCTGCGTCCCGAGTTGCCAATCCTGTTCGCCAGCGGCTATGCCGAGAGCATTGAGGTGCCTGACGGTATGCATGTCATCGGCAAGCCGTTCTCCATCGATCAGTTGCGGGACAAGGTCAGGGGCATGCTCACACCCCAGCTTTAA
- a CDS encoding response regulator, which yields MSEDAQDVVLIVEDDPSILMVLSAYLSGEGYRVLQAENGEQAFEILASKPHLDMMITDFRLPGGISGVQIAEPAVKLRPELKVIFISGYPQEIRETDSPITRKAPILAKPFDLDVLQQIMQDMLS from the coding sequence ATGAGCGAAGATGCACAAGATGTGGTACTGATCGTCGAGGATGACCCTTCGATCTTGATGGTGCTGTCTGCTTACTTGTCGGGTGAGGGTTACCGGGTGCTGCAAGCCGAAAACGGCGAGCAGGCCTTTGAAATTCTGGCGAGCAAACCGCATCTGGACATGATGATCACCGACTTCCGCTTGCCGGGGGGAATCTCTGGCGTGCAGATCGCCGAACCCGCCGTGAAGCTGCGACCGGAGCTCAAGGTCATCTTCATCAGCGGCTATCCGCAGGAAATTCGCGAGACCGACAGTCCGATCACCCGCAAAGCGCCGATCCTGGCCAAGCCGTTCGATCTGGATGTGTTGCAACAGATCATGCAGGACATGCTGTCCTGA